In Gemmatimonadota bacterium, one DNA window encodes the following:
- a CDS encoding class II aldolase/adducin family protein, whose amino-acid sequence MYDRGYVAANDGNLSVRLSEDRLLITMTGVSKGFLDPDKFVIVDYDGAVISGMHEPSSEMKMHLMVYRERPDVHAVAHAHPPSATGFSVAGVHLPDALLPEVIVSLGFVPIAPYGTPGTMELVESLRGFVRDHDAILLENHGALTLGPDIVSAYHKMETMEHCAQIALVARMLGRVNTIDQENVDKLHRLHGRPCSSGGKKEHRTEEPT is encoded by the coding sequence ATGTATGACCGGGGATACGTAGCCGCGAACGACGGGAACTTAAGCGTTCGACTGTCCGAAGACCGATTGCTGATCACGATGACCGGGGTGAGCAAGGGTTTCCTGGACCCGGACAAATTCGTGATCGTCGATTATGACGGCGCGGTGATCTCGGGGATGCACGAACCGTCGTCAGAAATGAAAATGCACCTCATGGTGTACCGGGAGCGTCCGGACGTGCACGCCGTGGCCCACGCCCATCCTCCGTCGGCGACGGGTTTCTCGGTGGCCGGCGTGCATCTGCCCGATGCCCTGCTGCCCGAGGTGATCGTCTCCCTGGGATTCGTCCCCATCGCGCCCTACGGGACGCCGGGAACCATGGAACTGGTCGAATCGCTCAGGGGATTCGTGCGGGACCACGACGCGATCCTGCTGGAAAACCACGGCGCGCTGACCCTGGGTCCGGACATCGTTTCGGCCTATCACAAAATGGAAACCATGGAGCACTGCGCGCAGATCGCCCTCGTGGCGCGCATGCTCGGCCGGGTCAACACCATAGACCAGGAGAACGTGGACAAGCTGCACCGCCTGCACGGCCGGCCCTGTTCATCCGGCGGAAAGAAAGAACACCGGACCGAGGAACCTACATGA
- a CDS encoding HU family DNA-binding protein: protein MTTTRRELVNEISETLGLKKTQIYPVIDALFEIMRENLVEGNRIEIRGFGALEIRNTRPKPAARNPRTGYTIEVPARRKAKFKPGKILKEALRAQRKRRE from the coding sequence ATGACGACAACGCGCAGAGAACTGGTCAACGAAATCAGCGAGACACTGGGACTGAAAAAGACGCAGATCTATCCCGTGATCGACGCGCTCTTCGAAATCATGCGGGAGAACCTGGTCGAGGGCAACCGGATCGAGATCAGGGGATTCGGCGCGCTGGAAATCAGGAATACCCGCCCCAAGCCGGCGGCCCGCAATCCGCGGACCGGCTACACCATCGAGGTTCCGGCCCGCCGGAAAGCCAAGTTCAAGCCCGGCAAGATCCTGAAAGAAGCATTGCGCGCCCAGCGGAAGCGTCGGGAATAA
- a CDS encoding hydrogenase expression protein yields the protein MPPYYPVGKLPAEDLDRILRRYASGADPRLLVGPGIGRDAAVISFGSSVLVSKTDPITFATEEIGWYAVNINANDVAAMGAAPRWFLSTILLPEDKTDAGMVDRIFSGLADACRELGITLCGGHTEITHGLDRPLLIGQMLGETTADGYVSGDGACVGDRILLTKGIAIEATALIAMEKSNEVRTRFSDEFLETCRRYLRQPGLSVVREARLAMETGGVRAMHDPTEGGLASGLREIAVASGVGMLIEEDRIPLLPEPEALCAFFGLDPLGVIASGALLIVVEADRAQPLAARLGEAGIPVAEIGSVEPPEYGIRIRSKGEIADLPAFDRDEIGKVFEAT from the coding sequence ATGCCTCCCTATTACCCGGTCGGCAAGCTGCCCGCGGAAGACCTGGACCGCATCCTGCGCCGCTATGCTTCCGGCGCCGACCCGAGACTGCTCGTGGGCCCGGGCATCGGTCGGGACGCGGCGGTCATCTCCTTCGGTTCCAGCGTACTCGTCTCGAAAACCGACCCCATCACCTTCGCCACCGAGGAAATCGGCTGGTACGCCGTCAACATCAACGCCAACGACGTCGCCGCCATGGGCGCGGCGCCCCGGTGGTTCCTCTCGACCATACTGCTTCCGGAAGATAAAACCGACGCCGGTATGGTGGACCGCATATTCTCCGGCCTGGCCGACGCCTGCCGCGAACTCGGCATCACCCTCTGCGGCGGACACACCGAAATCACCCACGGCCTGGACCGGCCGCTGCTCATTGGGCAGATGCTGGGGGAAACGACGGCCGACGGCTATGTCTCCGGCGACGGCGCCTGTGTGGGCGACCGGATCCTGCTGACCAAGGGGATCGCCATCGAGGCGACGGCGCTGATCGCCATGGAAAAAAGCAACGAGGTCCGGACGCGATTCTCCGACGAATTCCTCGAGACCTGCCGGCGGTACCTCAGGCAACCCGGCCTCAGCGTGGTCAGGGAAGCCCGCCTCGCCATGGAGACCGGCGGGGTCCGCGCCATGCACGATCCCACGGAGGGCGGACTCGCGTCGGGACTGCGGGAGATCGCAGTCGCTTCCGGGGTCGGCATGCTCATCGAGGAGGACCGGATTCCGCTGCTGCCCGAACCGGAGGCCCTCTGCGCGTTTTTCGGCCTGGATCCCCTGGGCGTCATCGCGTCGGGCGCCCTGCTCATCGTGGTGGAGGCGGACCGTGCGCAGCCCCTTGCGGCCCGCCTTGGCGAAGCCGGCATACCGGTCGCCGAGATCGGGTCCGTAGAGCCTCCAGAGTACGGAATCCGGATCAGAAGCAAGGGTGAAATCGCCGATCTCCCGGCCTTCGACCGGGATGAAATCGGCAAGGTGTTCGAAGCGACGTAA
- a CDS encoding DUF494 domain-containing protein: MEKVMEIIVFLMKHMQDEKGRFNDIADVSQTLVGHGYTQQEVNTAFAWLFDRLQAQAEVVVDPTKPLQPKPNRILHAVEQLMIQPDAYGYLLELRELGLITDAQTELIIERAMLTGARSVTRDDIKTIAAPILLESESGQVMIWLPDDLEEGIIGN; the protein is encoded by the coding sequence ATGGAAAAAGTGATGGAAATCATCGTTTTCCTCATGAAGCACATGCAGGATGAAAAAGGCCGATTCAACGACATCGCCGACGTCTCACAGACCCTGGTCGGCCACGGCTATACCCAGCAGGAGGTCAACACGGCCTTCGCCTGGCTGTTCGACCGCCTCCAGGCGCAGGCGGAAGTCGTGGTCGATCCGACCAAGCCGCTCCAGCCCAAACCCAACCGGATTCTGCACGCCGTGGAACAACTGATGATCCAGCCGGACGCGTACGGTTACCTGCTGGAGCTTCGCGAACTGGGCCTGATTACCGATGCGCAGACCGAACTGATCATCGAACGGGCCATGCTGACGGGCGCCCGTTCCGTCACCCGGGATGATATCAAAACCATCGCCGCGCCGATCCTGCTCGAGTCGGAATCCGGCCAGGTCATGATCTGGCTGCCCGACGACCTCGAAGAGGGCATCATCGGGAACTGA
- the topA gene encoding type I DNA topoisomerase produces the protein MSKSLVIVESPAKARTIKKYLGKDFEIMASVGHVRDLPPKSLGVDVQNGFQPEYVTIPGKEKVVKDLRSAARSADQIFLATDPDREGEAIAWHVASQLGNSKKEVGRVLFHEITPGAVRTAIDKPVSIDMQKVNAQQARRVMDRLVGYQVSPFLWKTITGGLSAGRVQSVALRLICEREVEIEKFKVEEYWSITAHLRSEGDAVFPVKLVRVDGEKFNLPDEKSARALIEDLHGKTFEIEDITRKRTQRNPYPPFITSTLQQDAARRLRFTTQKTMMIAQQLYEGIELGDEGAIGLITYMRTDSTRIVDEAIAAVRDLIGRVYGDEYVPPKPRRFKTKPGAQDAHEAIRPTAVDRSPEKMKPFLTKDQYRLYELIWLRFVASQMRPARFDVTTVDIRSGKYQFRATGTVPTFAGFLKAYEEPVDEDVEGKDDEKSLPDLRKDEKLALEKLEPRQHFTQPPPRYTEASLVKELEVRQIGRPSTYAQIISTLRMRKYAAMKAGRFTPTDLGMAVNRILVMAFPDLFDVAFTAKMEDALDRIETGELDWTGTLVDFYQPFNERLQSVNAQRSELKSTLTEETDEKCEKCGKPMVIRWGRNGRFMACGGFPACRNTRPMNGEENADLNTDEVCGKCGEKMVVKTGRYGPFLACSGYPRCRETRPVNLGVDCPEEGCDGFLTARRSQKGRNFYGCSNYPRCRFVVWDKPVDRRCPRCDYPLMVEKQERSGREALQCPSCKHRVRAAESQPEGSGEADQAGQLDQADQAGQTLQEA, from the coding sequence ATGTCCAAATCACTCGTTATCGTGGAGTCCCCGGCCAAGGCCCGTACGATCAAGAAGTACCTGGGCAAGGATTTCGAGATCATGGCGTCCGTGGGCCATGTCCGGGACCTGCCGCCCAAGAGCCTGGGCGTCGACGTCCAGAACGGTTTCCAGCCCGAATACGTGACGATCCCGGGGAAGGAAAAGGTCGTTAAAGACCTCCGCAGCGCGGCGCGGTCGGCCGATCAGATCTTCCTCGCGACCGACCCGGACCGGGAGGGCGAGGCCATCGCCTGGCACGTGGCCAGCCAGCTGGGCAACAGCAAGAAGGAAGTGGGGAGGGTGCTCTTCCACGAAATTACCCCCGGGGCGGTGCGGACGGCGATCGACAAGCCCGTGTCGATCGACATGCAGAAAGTCAACGCCCAGCAGGCGCGCCGAGTCATGGACCGTCTCGTCGGGTACCAGGTCAGTCCCTTCCTCTGGAAGACGATCACCGGCGGATTGAGCGCGGGACGGGTACAGTCGGTGGCGCTGCGGCTGATATGCGAACGGGAAGTGGAAATCGAGAAGTTCAAGGTCGAGGAGTACTGGTCCATTACGGCACACCTCCGGTCGGAGGGGGACGCCGTGTTCCCGGTCAAGCTGGTCCGCGTGGACGGAGAGAAGTTCAACCTGCCCGACGAGAAATCGGCCCGGGCGCTGATCGAGGACCTGCACGGGAAGACCTTCGAAATCGAGGACATCACGCGGAAGCGCACGCAGCGCAATCCCTATCCGCCCTTCATCACCAGCACCCTGCAGCAGGACGCGGCCAGGCGCCTCCGGTTCACCACCCAGAAGACCATGATGATCGCCCAGCAGCTCTACGAAGGCATCGAGCTGGGCGACGAGGGGGCCATTGGGCTGATCACCTACATGAGGACGGACTCGACCCGGATCGTGGACGAGGCGATCGCGGCCGTCCGGGACCTGATCGGCCGGGTATACGGCGACGAATACGTCCCCCCCAAGCCGCGGAGGTTCAAGACCAAGCCGGGCGCCCAGGACGCCCATGAGGCGATCCGGCCCACGGCAGTGGACCGCAGCCCGGAGAAGATGAAGCCCTTCCTGACGAAGGACCAGTACAGGCTGTATGAACTGATCTGGCTGCGCTTCGTGGCGTCCCAGATGCGTCCGGCCCGGTTCGACGTGACCACCGTGGACATCCGGTCCGGGAAGTACCAGTTCCGCGCCACGGGCACCGTGCCGACCTTCGCGGGTTTCCTGAAGGCCTATGAAGAACCGGTCGACGAGGACGTTGAAGGCAAAGACGACGAGAAATCCCTGCCCGATCTGCGGAAGGACGAGAAACTCGCCCTGGAAAAGCTCGAACCCAGGCAGCATTTCACCCAGCCCCCGCCCAGGTACACCGAGGCGAGTCTCGTCAAGGAACTCGAGGTCCGGCAGATCGGCCGGCCAAGCACCTATGCCCAGATCATCAGCACGCTGCGCATGCGCAAGTACGCGGCCATGAAAGCGGGCCGGTTCACGCCAACGGACCTCGGCATGGCCGTAAACCGGATCCTGGTCATGGCTTTCCCGGACCTGTTCGACGTGGCGTTCACCGCGAAGATGGAAGACGCGCTGGACCGCATCGAAACCGGGGAACTGGACTGGACCGGCACCCTGGTGGACTTCTACCAGCCCTTCAACGAGCGGCTGCAGTCCGTAAACGCCCAGCGGTCGGAGCTGAAGAGCACGCTGACGGAGGAGACGGACGAGAAATGCGAGAAATGCGGCAAGCCCATGGTCATCCGATGGGGCCGCAACGGCCGGTTCATGGCGTGCGGGGGGTTTCCGGCGTGCCGGAACACCCGGCCGATGAACGGCGAAGAGAACGCCGACTTGAACACTGACGAAGTATGCGGGAAGTGCGGCGAGAAAATGGTCGTGAAGACCGGCCGGTACGGTCCGTTCCTGGCGTGCAGCGGATATCCCCGCTGCCGGGAGACGCGGCCGGTCAACCTCGGGGTCGACTGTCCTGAAGAAGGTTGTGACGGGTTCCTCACGGCGCGCCGGTCGCAGAAGGGCCGAAACTTCTACGGTTGCAGCAACTACCCCAGGTGCCGTTTCGTGGTGTGGGACAAGCCGGTCGACCGCCGCTGTCCACGGTGCGACTATCCCCTCATGGTCGAGAAACAGGAACGGTCCGGCCGTGAAGCGCTCCAGTGCCCGTCATGCAAGCATCGCGTCCGGGCGGCCGAGTCGCAACCCGAGGGCTCCGGCGAGGCGGACCAGGCGGGGCAGCTGGACCAGGCGGACCAGGCGGGACAGACCCTCCAGGAGGCTTGA
- a CDS encoding tyrosine recombinase, whose protein sequence is MEKLVSAFLDHLEIERNYSRHTRSAYAGDLGQFQSFLSEDGGADPPDPESIDKSVVRAFLHHLHREGFSRRTIARRFAAVRSFFHYLCREGIVSSNPCVYLTTPKWDRHLPRFLDKSQVEALLGQPDRSRLLGLRDVVILELLYGAGMRLSELVGLDVGAIEMTEERIRVIGKGDRERIVPLGGPALSALAAYMDVRPMLIKTGREDTAALLLNQHGRRLTGRGVQYILGRYGLRISQQGLTPHMLRHTTATHLLDAGADLMAVKELLGHERLSTTQVYTHVALDRLKKTYEEAHPRA, encoded by the coding sequence ATGGAGAAACTGGTCAGCGCATTTCTCGATCATCTCGAGATCGAGCGCAATTACTCCCGGCATACCCGTTCGGCCTATGCCGGCGACCTGGGCCAATTCCAGTCTTTCCTCTCCGAAGACGGCGGCGCCGATCCGCCGGATCCGGAATCCATCGACAAGTCCGTGGTGCGGGCGTTCCTTCACCACCTGCACCGGGAAGGCTTCAGCAGGCGGACCATCGCGCGCCGTTTCGCGGCCGTGCGGTCCTTCTTCCACTACCTCTGCCGGGAAGGGATCGTTTCCTCCAACCCCTGCGTCTACCTGACCACGCCGAAATGGGACCGCCACCTGCCCCGGTTCCTGGACAAGAGCCAGGTGGAAGCCCTGCTCGGCCAGCCCGACCGGAGCCGGCTACTCGGTCTGCGGGATGTGGTCATCCTGGAACTGCTTTACGGAGCGGGCATGCGGTTGTCGGAGCTCGTAGGACTCGACGTCGGCGCGATCGAAATGACGGAGGAACGGATCCGCGTGATCGGGAAGGGAGACCGGGAACGCATCGTGCCGCTGGGCGGGCCCGCGTTGTCCGCGCTGGCGGCCTATATGGATGTCCGTCCCATGCTGATCAAAACGGGGCGGGAAGATACGGCGGCACTCCTGCTGAATCAACACGGCCGCAGGCTGACGGGACGCGGGGTCCAGTACATCCTGGGGAGATACGGTCTCCGGATCAGCCAGCAGGGATTGACGCCCCACATGCTCCGCCATACGACCGCAACGCACCTGCTCGACGCCGGAGCGGACCTGATGGCGGTCAAGGAACTGCTCGGCCATGAACGGCTTTCGACCACGCAGGTCTATACCCACGTCGCCCTCGACCGCCTCAAGAAAACGTACGAAGAGGCGCATCCCCGCGCCTGA
- a CDS encoding phytanoyl-CoA dioxygenase family protein yields the protein MYNGKNALGLQEAVDALKTRGIVTVEGVFSAEEMNSFRGLLDGTIAEASRVEEYKGRPTDKLLGRSKDTVWLLWELYAVCEGGLRFSRHPAIVSVLERALGEPVKHASIGTMFDKVAGGDAEIGWHQDTFFIVDPPRDHDLDLSGYWNQFGHIHIRPADIDWKEDYFQQTIIVRINVDPQTIENGAMKVLPGSYLEGPLELKGGPEAYVATHEHEAIDCTAGEGSVTFYYPTMLHSSEVSTAPHGVHRRAAAHRVRAESLQIPGWDWPSDWPEGAERIRPESGFDLDPFA from the coding sequence ATGTACAACGGAAAGAACGCCCTCGGTCTGCAGGAAGCGGTGGATGCGCTGAAGACGCGGGGCATCGTGACCGTCGAAGGCGTATTCTCCGCAGAAGAGATGAACTCGTTCCGCGGACTGCTGGACGGGACCATCGCGGAGGCGAGCCGCGTAGAGGAATACAAGGGTCGGCCGACCGACAAGCTCCTCGGAAGATCGAAGGATACGGTCTGGCTGCTGTGGGAACTCTACGCCGTGTGCGAAGGCGGACTCCGGTTCTCCCGGCATCCCGCCATCGTCAGCGTGCTCGAACGCGCCCTGGGCGAGCCGGTCAAACACGCGAGCATCGGCACCATGTTCGACAAGGTGGCCGGCGGCGACGCGGAGATCGGATGGCACCAGGACACTTTCTTCATCGTGGACCCGCCCCGGGACCATGACCTTGATCTTTCCGGCTACTGGAACCAGTTCGGCCACATACACATCAGGCCGGCCGACATCGATTGGAAGGAAGACTATTTCCAGCAGACCATCATCGTCCGCATCAACGTGGACCCGCAGACCATCGAGAACGGCGCCATGAAGGTCCTTCCGGGCTCCTATCTCGAAGGTCCTCTTGAGCTGAAGGGCGGACCTGAGGCCTATGTCGCCACGCACGAGCACGAGGCCATCGACTGCACCGCGGGCGAGGGAAGCGTCACCTTCTACTATCCCACCATGCTCCACAGCTCGGAGGTCAGTACGGCGCCGCACGGCGTGCACCGGCGGGCCGCCGCGCACCGGGTCCGCGCGGAAAGCCTGCAGATCCCGGGATGGGACTGGCCCTCGGACTGGCCCGAAGGCGCAGAACGGATCCGGCCGGAATCGGGATTCGACCTGGATCCCTTCGCCTGA
- a CDS encoding peptide ABC transporter substrate-binding protein: MGGRLYVLICAAALVAAACGSPGNEPGDGTQTSRVNSVGRELPVDAAPLSEQYIRLSMLEPSTLDVGISLFDAQFNAFLFESLLVFDEDMEIRGAAAESWSVADDHVTWTFTIREGAKWSDGRPVTAHDFEWSFRRLLDPAHANIFAYFYYPIKGARAFNTGKTSDPQAVGVRAVDDRTLVIETEEPCSHFPYILTFFTSVPAPRWQVEKYGIRWSEPEYCVSNSTWRLASWDKSVGMTYALNPHYNGPWKGYLERIEFTFILPGWRGLPAYENGEFDRIAVLGPDYHHARMDPVLSRELITYPNFGTYYTIFRTREPPFDNIRLRQALAHAIDRESICNVVLGAAATPAYGMLPKGFPGYQSERIRAYQAFDPELARQRLAEAGYPGGKGLPPLELWVRGQPPTPDEWNVVVAMQQMFEDHLDIEVNLRQQSTNAFNAFMRDHEIPWGFLWFNMDYPDPSDMIAVPWRSQPAGSGRQDWIHEEFDRLVDAAAREFDEEKRVAMYQDAEVILAEQAAGVFLHNMVNATLSKPWVLGIEENRYGDRRWSGFAPAFSTLYIGELGPDSGRR; the protein is encoded by the coding sequence ATGGGAGGAAGGTTATACGTCTTGATCTGCGCCGCCGCGCTTGTCGCAGCGGCCTGCGGGTCACCGGGTAACGAGCCCGGCGACGGGACGCAGACCTCGCGTGTCAATTCGGTGGGGCGGGAACTGCCGGTCGACGCGGCCCCGCTCAGCGAGCAGTACATCCGGCTGAGCATGCTGGAACCGTCCACCCTGGACGTGGGCATCTCCCTCTTCGACGCCCAGTTCAACGCCTTCCTATTCGAATCCCTGCTGGTCTTCGACGAAGACATGGAGATCAGGGGCGCGGCCGCCGAGTCCTGGTCCGTGGCGGACGATCACGTGACCTGGACTTTCACGATCCGCGAAGGGGCGAAGTGGAGCGACGGCCGGCCGGTGACCGCCCACGATTTCGAATGGTCCTTCCGCCGGCTGCTCGATCCCGCCCACGCCAACATCTTCGCCTACTTCTACTACCCGATCAAGGGCGCCCGCGCCTTCAACACGGGAAAGACGAGCGACCCGCAGGCCGTCGGCGTCCGGGCCGTGGACGACCGCACGCTGGTGATCGAGACCGAAGAACCGTGCTCGCACTTTCCCTACATTCTCACCTTCTTTACTTCCGTGCCGGCGCCCCGGTGGCAGGTGGAGAAATACGGGATAAGGTGGTCCGAACCGGAGTACTGCGTGTCCAATTCCACCTGGCGCCTCGCGTCGTGGGACAAGAGCGTCGGCATGACCTATGCGCTGAATCCCCATTACAACGGACCCTGGAAGGGATACCTCGAACGCATCGAGTTCACCTTCATCCTGCCGGGCTGGCGGGGACTGCCGGCCTATGAGAACGGCGAGTTCGACCGGATCGCAGTCCTTGGTCCCGATTACCATCACGCGCGCATGGACCCCGTCCTGAGCCGCGAGTTGATCACCTATCCGAACTTCGGGACGTACTACACGATCTTCAGGACCCGCGAGCCGCCCTTCGACAACATCCGGCTGCGCCAGGCCCTGGCCCACGCCATCGACCGCGAGTCCATCTGCAACGTCGTGCTCGGCGCCGCCGCTACGCCGGCCTACGGCATGCTGCCGAAGGGCTTCCCGGGGTACCAGTCGGAGCGGATCCGCGCGTACCAGGCCTTCGATCCGGAGCTGGCCCGGCAGCGACTGGCGGAGGCCGGCTACCCCGGCGGAAAGGGACTGCCCCCGCTCGAACTCTGGGTGCGGGGCCAGCCGCCGACGCCCGATGAATGGAACGTGGTCGTCGCCATGCAGCAGATGTTCGAGGACCACCTGGACATCGAGGTGAACCTGCGGCAGCAGTCCACAAACGCCTTCAACGCCTTCATGCGCGACCACGAGATCCCCTGGGGTTTCCTGTGGTTCAACATGGACTACCCCGACCCCAGCGACATGATCGCCGTGCCCTGGCGCTCCCAGCCCGCGGGATCGGGCCGGCAGGACTGGATACACGAAGAGTTCGACCGCCTGGTGGATGCGGCCGCTCGGGAATTCGACGAGGAGAAGCGCGTCGCCATGTACCAGGACGCCGAGGTGATCCTGGCCGAGCAGGCCGCGGGCGTGTTCCTGCATAACATGGTCAACGCGACCCTGAGCAAGCCGTGGGTCCTGGGCATCGAGGAAAACAGGTACGGCGACCGGCGATGGAGCGGTTTCGCTCCGGCCTTCTCCACCCTGTACATCGGTGAACTCGGGCCGGATTCCGGAAGGCGGTAG
- a CDS encoding sugar phosphate isomerase/epimerase codes for MSRPVTLFTGQWADLTLDTLAGKAASWGFDGLELACWGDHFDVNQGAESKAYCEDRRALLDKHGLQVFSISNHLAGQAVCDLIDARHEAILPPHVWGDGDPEGVRRRAAEEMKQTARAAANMGLDVANGFTGSSIWHLLYSFPPVDPSSIDAGYEDFAARWNPILDVFDEVGVKFGLEVHPTEIAFDISSAQRALDALDNREAFGFNYDPSHFGYQGVDYVEFIRTFRDRIYHVHMKDVWWSERPTRAGVFGGHVNFGHSDRYWDFRSLGRGSIDFEEIIRALNEIGYQGPLSIEWEDSGMDREHGAEEACAFTKGVDFPPSDVAFDAAFAEE; via the coding sequence ATGTCTCGTCCCGTAACGCTTTTTACCGGCCAGTGGGCGGACCTCACCCTGGACACGCTTGCCGGGAAGGCGGCGAGCTGGGGGTTCGACGGTCTGGAACTGGCCTGCTGGGGTGACCATTTCGACGTGAATCAGGGCGCTGAAAGCAAGGCGTACTGCGAGGACCGCCGGGCGCTGCTGGACAAGCACGGACTGCAGGTGTTTTCCATCAGCAACCATCTCGCCGGTCAGGCGGTCTGCGACCTGATCGATGCCCGCCACGAGGCGATCCTGCCGCCCCATGTCTGGGGGGACGGGGACCCGGAAGGCGTGCGCCGGCGCGCGGCCGAGGAGATGAAGCAGACCGCCCGGGCCGCAGCGAACATGGGCCTCGATGTAGCCAACGGCTTCACCGGCTCGTCGATCTGGCACCTGCTCTACTCCTTCCCGCCGGTGGACCCATCATCCATCGATGCGGGATACGAAGACTTCGCGGCGCGCTGGAATCCGATCCTGGACGTGTTCGACGAGGTGGGCGTGAAGTTCGGCCTGGAGGTGCATCCCACGGAGATCGCCTTCGACATCTCCTCGGCACAGCGGGCGCTGGACGCCCTGGATAATCGCGAGGCCTTCGGATTCAACTACGACCCCAGCCACTTCGGCTACCAGGGGGTGGACTACGTCGAGTTCATCCGGACCTTCAGGGACCGCATCTACCACGTGCACATGAAGGACGTCTGGTGGTCGGAACGCCCGACCCGGGCCGGCGTCTTCGGCGGACATGTCAACTTCGGCCATTCCGACCGGTACTGGGATTTCCGGTCCCTCGGCCGCGGCAGCATCGATTTCGAGGAGATCATCCGCGCGCTGAACGAGATCGGGTACCAGGGTCCCCTCTCCATCGAGTGGGAGGACAGCGGCATGGACCGCGAGCACGGCGCCGAGGAAGCCTGCGCCTTTACGAAGGGCGTCGACTTTCCGCCGTCCGACGTGGCCTTCGATGCCGCCTTCGCCGAAGAATGA
- a CDS encoding Gfo/Idh/MocA family oxidoreductase, translated as MARNVNVGLVGYSFMGRAHSHAFKDMSFFFPDAAGVPVMKAICGRNEENVKGAAAEFGWEGYETDWKTLIARDDIDLVDVSTPGDSHAEIAIAAAEAGKHVFCEKPLANSLAEARAMAEAVNRAGVKSMVAYNYRRVPAVALAKRLIEEGRIGQVYHWRAVYLQDWIMDPDFPLVWRLQKEKAGSGPHGDLNAHIIDLARYLIGEITEVTGMQETFIKERPIVEEIDSALGASAGGSTRSGPVTVDDTTLALARFENGAVGSFEATRFAGGRRNGNRFEINGSKGSIAFNLEKMNELQYYNREDEDHVQGFREIIVTEGAHPYMDRWWPPGHIIGWEHTFIHEVYDLMQAIAGADDNLHPDFDEGVRDQAVLEAVSLSAENGSWVRIADL; from the coding sequence ATGGCACGGAACGTTAACGTGGGCCTGGTAGGTTATTCGTTCATGGGCAGGGCGCACAGTCACGCCTTCAAGGACATGTCCTTCTTCTTCCCGGACGCGGCCGGCGTGCCGGTCATGAAGGCCATTTGCGGGCGTAACGAGGAGAACGTGAAAGGCGCGGCCGCCGAGTTCGGCTGGGAAGGCTACGAGACCGACTGGAAGACGCTGATCGCCCGTGACGACATCGATCTCGTCGACGTTTCGACACCGGGCGACAGCCACGCGGAGATCGCCATCGCCGCCGCCGAAGCGGGCAAGCACGTCTTCTGCGAAAAACCGCTGGCCAACAGCCTGGCGGAAGCCCGCGCCATGGCCGAAGCCGTGAACCGGGCGGGCGTGAAGAGCATGGTGGCCTACAACTACCGCAGGGTGCCCGCCGTCGCGCTGGCGAAGCGGCTCATCGAAGAAGGCCGCATCGGCCAGGTGTATCACTGGCGCGCCGTCTACCTGCAGGACTGGATCATGGACCCCGATTTCCCCCTGGTGTGGCGGCTGCAGAAGGAGAAGGCCGGCTCGGGTCCCCACGGCGACCTGAACGCCCACATCATCGACCTGGCCCGGTATCTCATCGGCGAGATCACCGAGGTGACCGGCATGCAGGAGACCTTCATCAAGGAGCGTCCCATCGTGGAGGAGATCGATTCGGCCCTGGGCGCGAGTGCCGGCGGTTCCACGCGGTCGGGACCGGTGACCGTGGACGACACGACCCTGGCGCTGGCCAGGTTCGAGAACGGCGCCGTGGGCTCCTTCGAAGCCACGCGCTTCGCCGGCGGGAGGAGAAACGGAAACCGATTCGAGATCAACGGCAGCAAGGGTTCCATCGCCTTCAACCTGGAGAAGATGAACGAGCTCCAGTACTACAACCGGGAAGACGAGGACCACGTGCAGGGCTTCCGCGAGATCATCGTGACCGAAGGCGCCCACCCCTACATGGACCGGTGGTGGCCGCCCGGGCACATCATCGGATGGGAACACACCTTCATCCACGAGGTGTACGATCTCATGCAGGCCATCGCCGGCGCCGACGACAATCTCCATCCGGACTTCGACGAAGGGGTCCGGGACCAGGCCGTGCTGGAAGCCGTTTCGCTGTCGGCTGAGAACGGCAGCTGGGTCCGGATCGCCGACCTGTAG